cagTTTGTTTAGTGCAATACACtcataataaaactatttagataaattaaatgGTAACACAAAAGGAAAGTCAATCATAGACTATAAATACATTGACGGAAATTCATGTGACCTTCTAAGTTGTTGTAATTAATTTACCACTCAATATATTATGTTCATTAAAGACATTAAGATAAAAGCATTCAATGTTAGGAaacattcaattttatattgaagGTCAATGTAGTCAAAGGTAATAGAAGTTTCTTAAATTAGACTTACATGTCAAGTGAAGGAGAAACTTCTTATACTAggaaaaaaatcatacaataatACGATCTGAACTTTAATGATAATTGCgttgaaaattagataaaacaaaTACTATATCAAAACTTTAAGTTATTAAATAAGGATTGACTTACTTATCAATCCTAAGAGATTTAATAAATCAAATGTTTCTAATATTTATGTTCATTCACATATTTCAAATCACATATaacttaaatttgattattacctaatataaaaataataaacactaattaaattaaataaccaCTATATATATTCACATTCAAACTAAgcaataaacatttataaataataataatatctaactTTATATTCTATATactataacattttaaaaaacatctaatcaaatataattttaaataatcactaaaaatattcaaaaaatatataaaaataacaaaaaaaaaaaattagaacataatgaatgaaaaataaaaaataaaaaaaaaatcttacttACAACAACGATGATAGTAGAAGGCAACAACAACGATGGTAACGAAGACACAAAAAAGGTCCAAGAATCAAATTCACCAACAAAGAGCGTGGTGGCAACAATGATTTCATGTGCAACGAAAACTAACAACTTTTTGTGTCAAACACGGAAGGACACTCCAATAATTGTGGCCAACATCGATAACCAAAGAGAAGGACAACTTTGATGGTGAAATGACccaaaaaaacttcaaaaacaaGCAATGGTAGTTGGGAAGCACTATGCATTGACAATGTAAACTAAGAAGAAATATGCATTTGTGAGCAAGTGAAaaggttaaattttttaacccTCGAAAGATATATGACGACGATTACTTCACTTAACCATCGTTATATATTTGTCCTAAACTATATAACGATGTTTTCCTTGTTAGCcatcatcatttttaaaatatataacaatggTTCCTCTGTGAACcgtcataattttttaattttacacatATAACAACGATCATTTGTAAAACCGTCATTAAAAAGTTTTGCTTGAATCATTGctttgtttattattatgttagctttgtttattattatgttagttagggttaaatatgtttttagtccctatactttggggcgattttggttttagtccctctttcaaactaaggtacaatttagtccttcaactttagaaaactctggttttagtcctttttaccaaatttttttaactttatttgttgtttcaaacgcgtttcgcagttaacattgaagcaaaaatgtgtcaaatagtataaacaatccaaatgctataatgaaacgtgcttgaaacaacaaataaagttaaaaaattttggttaaaaagactaaaaccagagttttctaaagttgaaggactaaattgtatcttagtttgaaagagggactaaaaccaaaatcgccccaaagtatagggactaaaaacatatttaaccttgtTAGTTAATGTTGTTATTCGATATAGTTATTTGACATTGTTATTTGTCGTTGTTATTACTAATTTTTGTGTGATAGTATCTCAACTATGAATTATAGCTATCCACTAATAAttgttaatgaattttatttgaacatttaaaaaaaatcaagtaatcaaaataaagttattaatgaaagaaagtttaataattgaagttttgtttaaaatttaactttatatatttatatttttatttgaacatatggaacataattttttttattttttttaattgtatattttgaaataattaatttaatattgtttttttataaaactaaatttacttACATTGATAGTTTAGTGtacaactttatttaaattatttttttatcaaaatttatatttaaaagatttatttttaaataatcttatttgaaataaaaaataaaaatatagttgtataGAAAACTCAAATATCTTTTTCAACAAAACATATGGAACTAATTTCTGAGTTATATAGTAACTAAATACTATTTATGCCTACTTTCAAGATCCTTATTAACCTATTAACTATATATGTTCCTATTACCtatatggaaaataaaatttaagcaaataaagtgatttttctttttataacaaagtgataatttttaagtttgtagataaaattaatattacatttttttaaattaacaagtAATTTTATCTTGTTATGAAAATGGATAATTGACTAGAAAATTATAAGGTAGAAGACAAGTCGTTATGGTCTAGGATGAAAGAATAAAGACAAATTCCTCATGAaatcaagaaaaggaaaagtcGTCATGTGTGATGACGACTTTTTTGCAAAGTTTTTTGAATTGAAGTTGTTATTTATGATGATTCTGAATCTAAGATGAATTTGTTAGATgcaataatgatttttaattaaatgaaagtcGTTTTAAGTGATGAAAACTTTAGTTGCACACTAGTTTtagttctattttatttttataaacaagtCACATGTGTTGAAGAATACAAAATGGTAAAGCACTAaagttctaaaattttaaacttattggTATGCAAGattaaagaagaagatggacattggattaaaataataaaaattacaagatGTTATGTTTGATAGAGATGAAAGAACAACTAGTTATGCAACTCTACAACTTGGGGTTTGAAGAAGAGGACTCATGCGTtctggaagaagaagaagtgatgACAACATTAGTGATGTCCCTGATGACATTGACGAGGTCCAATCACGATGACATTATGAGACGACAATGGTTTAAGCATACATAGAGAAATGTTAAGACAAACACAATCCACCATCTTAAAAAAGGATACGATGAACAcataaactatatttaattttaaaattaaatgactcGTAATTTATACAGTTTTTTCTCGCTTATCAATTCTAAACGTCgtttcacaaaacaaaaaaaatacttatttattatacgtttaaaagaaatacttaattaaaatcaatcaaatcTAAGTATCTAATTaagattttcaaacaaaaaccaGATCATCCAAAGATTTGAATACTAAgttaatcaatataattatattacacTATAATTAAGGTTTATTTGgataattcttaaattttagatCGAAAATCAAACATcccaaaacataaaataattaactaattttgGATTGATTAGAGTTTGAATCACCCTAATTAAAGTACTTTGAGTTAGATTATGGAAGCAACTTAACCCTTTAATGAGTCTTTGGGCTTTGATACATTCTCTCTCTTCACATATAGATGCTGTCCAGGGGACACTCCCTCTTCGCAACATAAATATGCGCCGCGacaacattaaatatatatatatatatatatatatatatatatatatatatatatatatatataatataatatgtatatatatacacttttcgtaagtgttttttttattatgttgcacaaataattgaatatcaatataattttttttactacgTTAGTTCCATTTCTTCATCTTCCAAAACACACTCCCACGGTTTTCTCTACCCTGCTTGCCCTAGATCCATGGCCTTCTTCTCCATACTTTGCTTCTCTTGATGAGTTTCAGTGCTACCCTTTTCCATTCTTACGCTTTGGGTGCCGAAAAATCCTTCAGGAGCTCTGTATCAAGTTGGAAATCCACTCTCACAAGGTTTTTAGGATCTGGGTATTGTTGTAAATTTGCTACCTCTGATATCTTCTGGATTGTAAATTAGCAGGTTTTGCACTGCGGGAACTGTTATTCTGTGCAAGTAACTCTCATTTTCAAGTTATCAGTGTTTTGCTTCAAGTGGGTAGGGTAAAGTAGTGATTTTTGTGGCCTCAGGTTTGATTTGTTGAATTGAGGGTTTATCTGCTAGTTAGATTCTGTTTCTTCTTGGTGTTTTATGGATGGGTTGTGTGTTTTGTTTGCTGATTTGTGGCCAAATCTGGGTTGCTACTGTAGCTAatgttgtgatttattttgtGTGACATGAGTTTGGTGATTATGGGTACTGAAGAAGAGGATAATAAGATAGAAATATAGAAATCTGGGAATGCTGATAACGGGGTGAATGTATTGAGACCGGGAACTGGTTCTGTGAAAAGGAGGGTTAGTTGGTTGGTGGGCATAATGGGTGGCATGTGTTGTAAGCCCTCTGCCATTGAAGACAGTAAGGAGAGTCCAAGGGAGCGTTTATCGAGCAAGGCTGTGTCGGACTTGCGTGTATCTAGGGGAACTTCATCGAGGAGGGAGGAAGTTTTTAGGGTAAAAGATAGATATGATAACAATGAGGGAAGAACTGCATTGATTGATAAGCAAGGGAATGGTTCTGTTAGAGTGCAAGGTGATAGTATTGAAAGGAAGAGGGAGAAAATGGAATATGCTGTTGCTCCACATCCGGGTATTGGTAGTGTTCCCAAAGCCATGGAAGGTGAACAGGTTGCAGCTGGGTGGCCCTCATGGCTGGCAGCAGTGGCTGGAGAGGCTATCAGGGGATGGCTGCCACGGCGTGCAGATTCTTTTGAGAAGTTGGATAAAGTAAACTTCTTTCATTGATCTGTATTCTCAATTACATTATGCAATTCTTTGGTTTGATGCagataactgtttttttttttcaattgcaGTAGAGTATTGGTTTAAACTTAAAACAAGTTTAAAGTCAATTGCTGTAATTACATGATGCTACATTTTTCCCTGATCTTTTTGACCCCCTTTCTCTTAATTATCTATATTTCTAAAGTCTACTCCATGCATGTGGCTGCAATGTGAAAAAGGAGAAACCGAACACCAGCGTAATttaagaaagtttttttttgtgttgtttttcatttccaataaaatagatttaaaaaagaaaaaaaagtgaaaacaatgtGTCATCTTTGTAATTATTAGTGAAAACTGAGAATAGCAATCATACATTTTCTTAAGCAATCATACATTTTCTTAACTAATCAGGCGCCAAGTGTTGTTTTGATCATGCTCTTTGCGAATAATCTAAAGCTGGAAGCAAGTGTAGACAACTTTGTAGTTGTTAGTgaagttatgattttttttttttttaaattttataggtGGCAAACAAAACACCCCAACTTTCCACTACCTCTTTTGGTTTTTAGTAAAAAAGTTGCCATGATTCTGAGCTGAATTCTCTTCAATAATCACGAGCTCTTCCTTCAAATTGTTGACCAAAATTCCTTAATATTTTCTGCATAACCATTTTTAATGTCTAATCTGATGATAATTCTTGGTAAAGAAACTATCTCTAATTGATTTGGAAACCACCTCCCTCTTTATTTAATCAACACACTCAGTGTCTGTTCTTTGACAACAATCTTAAGCAATACATTTTCCTAGACACtgtttttatacttgtttttgATCTTTATGATCTCATAGTATAACAGTTAACACAAATTTCTGGAAATTTATTAATGGTTGAATATATACCACTTATGTTTGTCTGTCATATATCCTCAATTTCATGctgaaattatttcaaaataaaattaagtagaaTATGAGAATTGTGCACTTGTAGTTTTCAGATATTTTCAGTTATATTTCTCCTTGATTTCACGTTACTTCATTGCGAGCATATCTCCTGTATGCTTTGTAATCATGAAtgataaattgataattttttcctttctctaatgTTCAGATTGGACAGGGAACTTATAGCAATGTTTATAGAGCTCGAGATCTTGAGCAAAAGAAGATTGTTGCTCTGAAAAAAGTCAGGTTTGATAATCTTGAGCCTGAGAGTGTTCGCTTCATGGCAAGGGAAATTCACATTCTGCGCAGGCTTGATcatccaaatgttataaaattggAAGGTTTGGTTACATCAAGGATGTCTTGCAGCTTATACCTTGTTTTTGAGTATATGGAGCATGACTTGGCTGGGCTTGCATCACATCCTGGACTGAAGTTTACTGAAGCTCAGGTAATTTCTTAAGCATCCTTATGTTTTATCTCTCTTTCCATTTTATTGCAAATCAAACCTATCATGTCTTCTAGGGAGAATATTGGTTCctctaatttttgtttgatgtcATAGGCAATCAAAGGCTTCTTTCCTATTGTGATGTTTGTACTTTTAAGCTAATTTCTGATGCGCCCACTTACTTCCTAAATTAATTCCCTGAAATTTACTTTCTATGTTTGTCTCCATTGAAAAGAGGCTAATTAAGGCAAGCGGAAGAAATTAAATGAAGAGTAAAATTTCCACTAAAGActaatagttaaataaaaaagggctacaagataacaaaaaaaaagcgAAAAACAATCAAGTTTTAATTACTGATTTATTGTAGTTTGAATAGTAAACTATATAAATTTAGAGGAAGAAACTTAATGAAGGGCGGAGATAAACCTATTTCAAAACAGAACGCAATCCtacaacacaaataaaaaattaattaatttcctatTGGATCTTGGCAGGTTAAATGTTACATGCAGCAACTTTTACGTGGACTTGATCACTGCCACAGCTGTGGTGTACTGCACCGTGACATTAAGGGTTCTAATCTTTTGATCGACAACAATGGGATATTGAAAATTGCAGACTTTGGTTTGGCAAGCTTTTTTGATCCCAATCAAGCTCAGCCATTGACGAGCCGAGTTGTCACTCTTTGGTATAGGCCACCTGAGCTTTTGCTTGGAGCCACTTATTATGGCACTGCTGTAGACTTATGGAGTACAGGTTGCATACTTGCTGAGCTGTATGCTGGGAAGCCTATAATGCCTGGAAGAACTGAGGTATGCAGGCTTATATGATTCTGTTTAAATGTGGTATTTGaccattttccttttcatctgTTCAAACTAAGTATAGTATACTgtgaaattttgttgtttaaaaccGGTCAACTgctgaagaagaaaatattggtTGTAGGTGAAAATAAAccatttcttaaatattatgttattcaCGTATATTCTTTTCATGTTATTCTGTGATGTTATGCATAAATAAGTAGCTTGgttgtattataaaataaaaaataattagaaactaCAATTTTCCGTCTTGCAGGTGGAGCAATtgcataaaattttcaaactttgtgGTTCACCTTCTGAGGACTATTGGAGAAAATCAAAGTTGCCTCATGCAACAATATTTAAGCCTCAACAGCCCTATAGACGATGTGTTTCTGAAACATTCAAGGACTTTCCTACACCTGCAATAGACTTGATAGAGACTCTTTTGTCCATAGATCCTGCTGATCGTGGAACTTCAGCATCTGCTTTGATTAGTGAGGTGAAAAATTCTTGAGTACCTGTTATGTAATTCACTATTTTTCTATCAACCCTGTGAGAGTGGATGTTCATGTTGGTGTTAGGAAAAACATTGGTTTAACTATTTTAGCAAACATGTTTTAGATtcctttattatttgaaaactaAATGTCTTTGTGACATCTTTGTGTGGATATACTTATCTTATAAAAATCTCGTTATCTTATGTATTACTGCAAATACACACCACTATTGTGGCTATTGTCTCAACAGCCTCAATATcgtacaaaattaatttttataaccGAAAATTGATGTGTTGGTTGGTAGTTATTCACCATTTCTTGCTCAAGAAACGTTTTGCAGTGCATTTATGGTACtagagtattttttttcaaacttcagTATGCACTGCTCTTGACCCTCTTCTATTGGTTTACTTGTAATTTAGTTCTTCTCAACAAAGCCTCTACCTTGTGATCCCTCAAGCTTACCAAAGTATCCGCCTAGCAAAGAATTTGATGCCAAGGTGCGGGATGAAGAAGCTAGAAGGTGTGTTCGATTTTGGTGTGGAATTGTATTCATTTATATTCAAATGTATTTGTACAAATTGCATTTTTGAAGGTTACCTGTGTCTGTGTTTTCAgataatctaattaattaatccATGTCATTGTTGTCGTGTCtatctttttctaaaattttggtTATTTCCAAAGTACAATGATTAACTTtgggaaaatggaagaaatgaaTCTTCTAGTAATTGTTCAAACTAAGTTTTCTTCACACTCCCCAATGTCCCCTTCCCTGTAATATCCTAAATTTTACTTGTAAAATGTATAGTGACTGCAACAACACTGTCAAGGTTACTTATAGTgcagagaaaaaatatttttaatgttccTTAAGATTCACAATACGTGGGTATACAGAAGCTAACAATAAGTGTAGCTGAAATATACTGGTTCTTAAAATCAGACTTGTGCTTATTACTTCTGCTAACATGTTCGCTTGGCTGggcttttttatttattgtccTTAAGTGCTTGCTTATGGTTTTGGTTATGATGTTTGCAGACAAGGAGGAGCAGGAGTCAAGGGCCAGAGGCATGATCTTGAGAGAAAAGGCACAAGAGAATCACGAGCAATTCCTGCACCTGATGCCAATGCTGAACTGGTCCTGTCAATGCAGGTTTGGTCATTTTTAGTTGTTAAACTAACCCCTCTTGGTCATTTAGATTTGTCATTGTTGTTTGTGGATAATATCTTTCATTCAGTTAAGATCAGTTAAATTTAAACTACATGAATTTCTTTTTCAGAATAAACTTTTTCTTGATTCACAATTTAATATCTGTGGCATTTTGTAGAAACAATGATGATTTAGTGTGTCTCCATTTCTGACTCACCTATGAAAGAATTCACCTTAGATTGAACAAAAGACTTAGAATTTAGAGATTGTAGCTTCTGTCAGTTGTGGATCAGATTGTTTTTAATGTGCATCCGAACATGCAGTTATTCCACTTGGTGGACTGAGTCTTGGAAGTtgaactgaaaaataaaataaagaataatagaGATTATAGTTTTCTTAGGCACCTATAAATTAATTCCAAAAGGGTGCTCCTTTGAAGCACCTCTTACTATTTCACAGCTTGCTAAATCTGTGCAACAGTGCACACTGAATGAGATGAAAACTGTTTACTATACACACTTCTACCATGCATTGCAAAGTCCTTGTTTTGGCTTTCTGCCTTTTGCTgaatattcatattattttccTGATAATTGCCGAATTTATTTCACACTACTCCCTTTTGAAAAATCTATATCTTTGCATTTTGTGTactcattcattttttttctcatcagaTTTGTTTATCTTATAGCAGAAAGCATAAACAACCTTATTATTTTTGCAGAAGAGGCAAGGGCAGGCTAATTCTCAGAGCAGGAGTGAGAAGTTTAACCCTCATCCTGAAGAAGTTGCTTCTGGATTTCCCATCGACCCCCCTAGACCATCACAAGCTGCAGGAGTGAGTGTGGATCCCCCTGTTCATCAACACAAAAGAGCTTCACATTCAGGTCCACTGACACACCGTGCCGCATGGGCCAAAGCCGGGAAAAACCAGGAGGATGCTCCAAAGGTTTCAATGGGGGGCGACTTATCAACAATATCAGGCTTAGTCGCGGCAAGGAGGAGTATGCTCTCTGACGATCGCAGAGAAAGGTCTGGATCATCACAAGCAGATGCCCAAAAACTAATAAGCAGGTTCCCAGGATCCTTCAAGGAGGCCTCTGAATCAATGACGCAACAGGATCAGAAGAATAATCATGCACATGCTCCTCaaaaggaagaaggaagagcCAGCAGCAACAAAGACTCAAGTCTTGTAAGTAGTTTTGAAATGTTTATCTGTTGCTAACTTTGTCTCCTAAGCTGGTAGAAGTGTGATGAAGTTATTACATCTTGGTTCTAGTTTTGTCTAAATGTTATGGTTGGATTATCTTATGAAAATGTTCCAGGTTGGTTATGGCTCAAAGGGTCATAAAATTCATTATTCTGGGCCTCTGCTAGTTCCATCAAGCAACATGGATCAGATGTTGAAGGATCATGACCGGCAAATCCAAGAGGCGGTTCGAAGATCAAGATTAGACAAGGCAAAGATGAGAAGACTCCAAGCTGAGGGGAACCAGATAAGCAATTCATTATTTGTTTCTGGTCGTTGAGTTGTAGAACCTGATGCTGCAAAGCATCATTTAAGaatatttgattctttttttttctattttgccTGTACAGGGAGTTAGTATCCCTCAATGCCCTTCTGTGGCCATGTTAGGTAACTCTAGCTCAGAACTCTTCACCATGTATTTTCCTTCCACTTACAATCATTATATGGCCATTCTTGCAAAGCTTATCAGCATAAGCTGTAGTAGAGTATTGGGAAACCTTGTCTTCCTTATGTTTAACTTATGATAGAGTAATTATCAATCACTCTTGTTAAGATGGCTATgcatttatgtatatatatctctattctctttttctcacttctccCTTCTCTCATGGACACATCATTTTGGTACATGATTGCTTATAGCCATTTGTCATGTAGCATAATAGTATGTTAAATTGAAATTCTACTATGTCTCAAAATGAACGAATGtagttattttgatttaatgataataattttttttttttacttgtttaaaCAATGTTTCATACTGACATGAGTTGTAACATAACAACTTAAAagtcaatataaaatatattttacatttcaaaagaatttaacataattagaaaaaaagattatgtcaatttatttttaaagtttaagaattaaaatgtattaaaaattagaatggaagtttaatgacaaaatatatttaatcct
The Vigna radiata var. radiata cultivar VC1973A unplaced genomic scaffold, Vradiata_ver6 scaffold_303, whole genome shotgun sequence DNA segment above includes these coding regions:
- the LOC106755000 gene encoding probable serine/threonine-protein kinase At1g54610 — translated: MGGMCCKPSAIEDSKESPRERLSSKAVSDLRVSRGTSSRREEVFRVKDRYDNNEGRTALIDKQGNGSVRVQGDSIERKREKMEYAVAPHPGIGSVPKAMEGEQVAAGWPSWLAAVAGEAIRGWLPRRADSFEKLDKIGQGTYSNVYRARDLEQKKIVALKKVRFDNLEPESVRFMAREIHILRRLDHPNVIKLEGLVTSRMSCSLYLVFEYMEHDLAGLASHPGLKFTEAQVKCYMQQLLRGLDHCHSCGVLHRDIKGSNLLIDNNGILKIADFGLASFFDPNQAQPLTSRVVTLWYRPPELLLGATYYGTAVDLWSTGCILAELYAGKPIMPGRTEVEQLHKIFKLCGSPSEDYWRKSKLPHATIFKPQQPYRRCVSETFKDFPTPAIDLIETLLSIDPADRGTSASALISEFFSTKPLPCDPSSLPKYPPSKEFDAKVRDEEARRQGGAGVKGQRHDLERKGTRESRAIPAPDANAELVLSMQKRQGQANSQSRSEKFNPHPEEVASGFPIDPPRPSQAAGVSVDPPVHQHKRASHSGPLTHRAAWAKAGKNQEDAPKVSMGGDLSTISGLVAARRSMLSDDRRERSGSSQADAQKLISRFPGSFKEASESMTQQDQKNNHAHAPQKEEGRASSNKDSSLVGYGSKGHKIHYSGPLLVPSSNMDQMLKDHDRQIQEAVRRSRLDKAKMRRLQAEGNQISNSLFVSGR